CCAAATTAGGTATGGGTTTTATGGATTGCAGCACAAAAGGTATTATTATTCCTCCTGTAGGTGAGCGGACTTATAGCTTAAGGTTACTGGTTGATAAAACTTATTATAAATCACTCGCAGCAACAAACAGAACAGCTGAGGTCACTGATTTATTATTTGATGAGTCTAAGAACACCTTATTCTTTTATAGTCACATTGATAGCAGAAGTAAAGTTTTACTGAATGAACTCAAGACAGCGCATCATTTTCTGAGCTCTTCTTTCGAATTAAAACTGAAACATATTGCTCTATATCTTTTAAATTATGTAGTGGAGCGTACTGCGCGCTTTGAGCCAATTATCAATAAGCTGTCTCAGCAGGATATTGATAGCATTCTGAAAACGTCAGAATATATGCTGGATAATCTTCTGGCCGAGTTTCCTGGTTTATCTGTAATGGCTGACATGGCTGGAATGTCTGGGACAAAGTATAAATTCCTTTTTAAGAAGATTCTAAAGGATAGCCCCGGTAATTTTTTCTCCAGTGAGAAACTGCTTCTCGGTCAGCAGCTGCTGCAAAGCGGCAATTTCAGGCATGTAAATGATATTGCCTATGAACTGGGCTATAGTAACCCGGGTTATTTCACCAGGCTTTATAAGAGAACTTTCGGCATGTCTCCGGGTAGTATCCTGGTTAAAAGCGAATCTTA
This portion of the Pedobacter lusitanus genome encodes:
- a CDS encoding helix-turn-helix domain-containing protein; the encoded protein is MTDKNIRTLNYYYTLTPEWQDQLVKSLGAELIDHKLLIIPEDIASGGSIFLEVLPGLSVHLLDMTFHVPVTITRLPKALNYYMIYYDIGDEITTHILGDTVHQAGYHSKLGMGFMDCSTKGIIIPPVGERTYSLRLLVDKTYYKSLAATNRTAEVTDLLFDESKNTLFFYSHIDSRSKVLLNELKTAHHFLSSSFELKLKHIALYLLNYVVERTARFEPIINKLSQQDIDSILKTSEYMLDNLLAEFPGLSVMADMAGMSGTKYKFLFKKILKDSPGNFFSSEKLLLGQQLLQSGNFRHVNDIAYELGYSNPGYFTRLYKRTFGMSPGSILVKSES